CGGGTCATGGTGCACGTCTTCGCCACCACGCCCGGGCCCCGTGACGGACCGCCCCGCTTCGACGAGGTGGTGGCCGCCTGGGCCGAGGTGACCGGCGAGGACATCGGGCACGGCGAGCCGCTGTGGCTCAACACCTTCGACGACACCCGGCGCCAGGCCACCGGTTACCGCCGGGGCCGGGTCCTGCTCGCCGGCGACGCCGCCCACGCGCAGCTGCCGGTCGGCGGACAGGCGCTCAACCTCGGCCTCCAGGACGCGACCGACCTCGCCGTCCGGCTGACCTCGTCCGGCCTCGACGACTACGACCGCGTCCGACGGCCGGCCGGCGCCCGCACCCTCACCGACATCCAGGCCCAGGCGTATCTGCTGCTCGGCGGCCCCGAGGTGGAGCCCTTGCGTCAACTCTTCGCGCAACTCCTTGAGTTGGCACCCGTACGACGTCACCTCGCCCGCCGCGTCAGCGGCCTCGCCGCACCCTCGACCCCCACCGACGCACCGAAGGACAGGAGTTCCACCATGGGCAGGCTCACGAACAGGACCGCGCTGGTGACCGGTTCCAGCCGGGGCATCGGCCGGGCCATCGCCCGGCGCCTCGCCGAGGAGGGCGCGCTGGTCGCCGTCCACTACGCCACCGGCGAGGACGCGGCCCGCGAGACGGTCGAGTCGATCGAACGCGACGGAGGCCGCGCCTTCCCCGTCCGTGCCGAACTCGGCGTCCCCGGCGATGTGCACGAACTGTTCCTCGGCGTCGAACAGGGCCTGAAGGAACGCACCGGCGAGGCCGCGCTGGACATCGTGGTCAACAACGCCGGCGTCACCACCCCGGCCGGAGTCCCCCCGGAGGACGTCACACCCGAGGAGCTGGACCGGCTCTACGCGGTCAACGCCAAGGCCCCGTTCTTCGTCGTCCAGCGCGCACTGCCGCTGCTGCGCGAGGGCGGCCGGATCATCAACATCTCCTCGGGCCTCACCCGGGTCGCCAATCCCGACCAGGTCGCCTACGCGATGACCAAGGGCGCCGTCGAGCAGCTCTCCCTGCACCTGGCCCGGCACCTCGCGCCCCGGGGCATCACCGTCAACAGCGTCGCGCCCGGCATCACCGACAACGGCGGCCCGCTCTTCGACATACCGGAGGCCGTCGAACAGATGGCACAGCTGTCCGCGTTCAAACGGGTCGGCGAGGCCGTCGACGTGGCGGACGTGGTGACGTTCCTGGCCACTTCGGAGGCCCGCTGGATCACGGGCGCGTTCATCGACGCCAGCGGCGGCACCCTGCTCGGCTGATCCCGCCGACGGAAGGACTCCCGCAGATGACGCCCACGCCGTACCCCCGCGACCGCCACGACGACCCGCTCGACGACCGCGGCGAACCCGGTGACCTGCGCGCCCTCGTGGCCCGGGTGCTGAGCACGCCGCGGTACCGACCGCGCACCCCCGCCCCGCGCCCGTCCCACCGAACGGAGACCTGACGATGGACGTCGGACTGCTCTTCGACCTGCGCAACCCCCAGGCGTGGCACCGGCCGTGGGCCGACCACTACGCCCGCTCGCTGGAGTACTGCGAGGAGGCCGACCGGCGGGGCGCGGGTGGCGTGTGGTTCACCGAGCACCACCTGTTCGAGGACGGCTACCTGCCCCAGCCGCTCACCTTCGCGGCCGCCGCCGCGGCGCGCACCCGGCGCGTGCGGATCGGCACCGCCGTCGTCCTGCCCAACCTCCACAAGCCCGCGCAGCTCGCCGAGGACGCGGCCCTGGTCGACCTCATCAGCGGCGGCCGGCTGGAGGTCGGCTTCGGCGCCGGCTACCGGATGCCGGAGTACCGCCTGTTCGACGCCGACTTCGGCCGTCGCTTCAGCCAGGTCGAGGCCAACATCCGCGAAGTGCGCCGACTCTGGGAGGAGGGCGGCATCACCCCCGGCCCGATCCAGACACCACTGCCCCTGTGGGGCGGCTTCTACGGCCCCCGAGGCGCCCGCCTCGCCGGCCGCCTCGGCATCGGACTGCTCCACATCAACCACCGGATGTACGAGCCCTACCGCGAAGGACTTGTCGAGGGCGGCCACGCCCCGGACACCGCCCGCGTCTCGGACCTGCTGCCCGTCATCCTCGCCGACGACCCCGAGGCGGCCTGGCCGCGCGTCGCCCCGCACCTGGCCCACCAGATGAACACCTACCAGCAGGGATCGCTCGAAGGCACCGACCTGCCCCGGCCTCCCCTGCTGAGCGCCGGCGACTTCCCGCAGCCGGCGGCCGAGGACGGCTCCTGGTCCCTCTTGGAGATCCTCACTCCCGAGGAGGCCGCCAACCGTATCCACGAACGGATCCGGGGACTGCCCGTGCGGCATCTGATCTTCTGGGCGAGCATCGCGGGCATGCCGGACGACCTCGTCGTCCGCAACATCGAACTGGTCAGTGAGCGGCTGCCCGCCCTCCTCGCCGAACGGGCCGCCGCCGAACCCGTCACGGCAGGGGCGCTCGGCCGTGGCTGAGCCACGGCTCTCCACCCCCGTCGAGGACGGCACCTGGCGGCTGCTGTCGATCCTCTCCGCCAACATGGTGCTCGACGCGATCGAGGTGTCGGTGGTCCTGGTCGCACTGCCGTCGATCGCGGCCGACCTCGGCCTGTCGGTGTGGGCCGCGCAGTGGCTGATGACCGGCTTCGCACTCGGCTTCGCGGCCGTCCTGCTGCTCGGGCCGCGGCTCACCGCCCGCTGGGGACTGCGCCGTTGCTATCTCGCCGCGCTCCTCGTCTTCGCCGCGGCCTCCGTGGTGGGCGGGCTCAGCGACACTCCGTGGATCCTCGTCGCCGCCCGCGTCGTCAAGGGCGGTTGCGCCGCACTGACCGCTCCCGCAGGACTGGCCCTGATCACCGCCACCTTCCCCGACGGACCGCCGCTGCGCCGGGCGGTGTCGGTGTACTCGCTGTTCGGCGCGGCCGGATTCACCCTCGGTCTGCTGCTCTCCGGACTGCTGACCTCCGTCAGCTGGCACTGGACCTTCCTCTTCCCCGCACCCGTCGCCCTCGCCCTGTTCGCCTGGGGCCTGCGCGACCTGCCGCGCACCGGGCGGCGCGAACGGCCCCGGATCACGTCCGGACTCCTGCGGCACGGCACGCTGATCCGCTCCACCCTGGGCGCGGCCACCCTCAACGGCACCTACGCGGCCCTGCTGCTCCTGGTCACCTTCCAGGCCGCGGACCGGTTCGGATGGCGGCCCTGGCAACTGGCCCTCGCCCTGCTGCCGGCCTGTGTCCCGCTCGCGGTCTCCGTCCCCTTCGCCGGACGGCTGACCGGCCGCTTCGGCACCGCGGGGCCCATCGCCGCCGGAGCGGTCGCGGCGCTGGCGGGACAGCTGCTGCTCGTACTGCGACCCGAGCCGCACTCCTACGCACGGGGTCTGCTGCCCGCACTGCTGCTGGTCGGCGCCGCGTTCGTGCTGTCCTTCGCCGCCCTGAACCTCCAGGCCACCCGCGGCATACCCGTCGGCGCACGAGGATCCGCGGTGCCCGTGTACCAGACCGGTGTCCAGCTGGGCGGAGTCCTGCTCCTCCCGCTGGTGGGCTTCCTGGTCACCCACGCCACCGGCTACCGGCCCGCACTGCTGGCCATCGCCTGCGCCGGAGCGGCCGGAGCGGTCCTCTCGCTCACCGGCCTGCGCAACCGTTCCCCGAAGGGAGTCGTCCCGTCATGACCCAGCAACCGTCCACCACCGCGGAGGCGTTGAACGTCGCCGTCATCATCGGCAGTGTCCGCGAGGGCCGGTTCGGACCCACCGTCGCCCGCTGGTTCGTCGGCCAGGCCGCACAGCGCGACGACCTCGTCCTCGACGTGGTCGACCTCGTCGACTACCCACTGCCCCTGGAGAAGGCCACCCCGGGCGACCCCCCGGACGCGGCGACCGCGGAACTGCGCGACGGGCTCGCCCGGCGGCTCGACCGCGCCGACGCGTTCGTCGTCGTCACACCCGAGTACAACAACACCCTCCCCGCCGCGCTGAAGAACGCGATCGACTGGATCTTCGACGAGTGGGCGGCCAAACCCGTCGGGTTCGTCTCGTACGGAGGCATGAGCGGCGGCCTGTGGGCGGTCTCCCACCTGCGCCACGTCTTCACCGAACTGCACGCGGTGCCGCTGCGCGAGCAACTGATCTTCCACCAGGTCTGGAACAGGTTCGAAGGGGGCGTCCCCCGCGACGCGGAGGAGAGCGAGGTGGCCGCCAAGACCCTGCTCAACCGGCTCGTGTGGTGGGGGGAGGCCCTGCGCACCGCCAGGGCCGCGCGCCCCTACCAGCGCTGAACCGTGCCGCCCCCGCCGCTTCCACAGAAGGGTTCACCCGTGACCAGCCCGCACACCAGGCCGCTACGGTTCGGCCTCGTCGTCTTCTCGCCCGCCACCCGCGCGGAATGGGTGGCCAAGGCCCGCCACGCGGAGAGTCTCGGCTACGACGTCCTGTCCGTCTCCGACCACCTCGGCATGCCCGCACCGGTGCCGACCCTGGCCCTGGTGGCCGAGGCCACCGAACGGATACGCCTCGGCACCCTCGTCCTCAACACCTCCTTCTACCAGCCGACGGTCCTCGCCCGGGATCTCGCCACCGTGGACCACCACGCGGGCGGCCGGGTCGAGATCGGCCTCGGCGCGGGATACGACAAGGCGCAGTTCGACCGGGCGGGCCTGCCCTGGATCCCGGCCAAGGAGCGCGTGGACCACCTGGAGCGCACGGTCCGGGAACTGCGCGAAGCCCTCGGCTCCCCCAGGCCTCCCCACCGGCCGCGCAACCCGGCGGGCCGCCGATCCTGATCGCGGGCCGGGGCCCACGCGTGCTGCGCCTGGCCGCCGAACACGCGGACATCGTCGGCTTCACCGGCACCGCACCCGTACGGGACGGCGACGGGCTGCGCCTGGGCGGCCCCGAGGAGATCACCCGGCGCATCGCGGAGGTGCACGCGCTGCTCGGCGACCGGGCCAAGGACGTTGAACTCAACATCCCCGTCCATCGGGTGCTGCCGTCAGCCGCGGGCGGTGCCGTCACCGACGTGTGGCAGAACGAACTCGACCTGGACGCCGACGCGCTGGCCGAACTGCCCTCGCTGCTCATCGGCTCGCCCAAGGAGTGCGCCGACCAGCTCGTGGAGCGCCGACGCCGGTACGGGCTGTCCTACTTCAGCGTGCTGGAGCCGGAGATGGAGGCGTTCGCCAAGGTCATCGAGGAGCTGCGATGAGCGCTCCGCGGGAACGGGTCACCCTGCGGATCACGGTCGACCAGGACCGGTGCGTGTCCGCCGGGCACTGTGTCGTGTCCGCACCCGACGTCTTCGACCAGCGCGAGGAGGACGGCGTGGTCGTCCTCCTCGACCCCCGTCCGCCCGTCGCGTCCCACGCCGGGGTGAGCGAGGCGGCACTCCTGTGCCCGGCCGCGGTCATCCGCGTGGCACGAGCGGTGTCGTGACCACCGGTGTCGTGATCGTCGGCGCGTCGGCGGCCGGTCTCACCGTGGCGGAAGGCCTGCGCCGGCGCGACTTCACCGGTTCGATCACCCTGGTCGACGCCGAGAACGAACTCCCTTACGACCGGCCTCCGTTGTCCAAGCAGGTACTCGACGGCAGCTGGCCGCCGGAACGGGCCCGGCTGCGCGACCGCGCCGAACTCGACGCCCTGGGCGTGGACCTGCTTCTCGGCCGGCCCGCGGTCCGTGCCGAGCCGGCGGAGCACCGGTTGCGGCTGCGGGACGGGAGCACGCTCGAATACGGCGCCCTGGTGCTGGCCACCGGGCTGCGGGCCCGTCGCCTGCCCGGCCAGGGGAACCTCGCCGGGGTGCACACCCTGCGCACCCTCGACGACAGCAGGCGGCTGCGGGCGGAACTGCTGGGCGCCCGCGCGGTCGTGGTCGTCGGCGCGGGCGTCCTCGGCTGCGAGATCGCCGCGACCGCGCGTCGCCTCGGCCGCGACGTCACCCTGGTGGAACCGGCGGCCCGGCCCATGGAGCGACTGCTCGGTCCCGAACTGGGCTCCCACATCGCCGGGTTGCACACCGAGCACGGCGTCCGCGTGCTCACCTCCACCCCGGTCGCCGGGCTCGTGGGCGAGGCGGGGCGAGTCGTCGGCGTGCGGACCGGGCGCGGGACCGTACTCCCCGCCGACGTGGTGGTCGTCGCCATCGGCGGCCGGCCCGCCACGGACTGGCTGGCCGGCAGCGGCCTCACCCTCGACGACGGGGTGGTCTGCGACCACCGGTGCCGGGCGGCCGACGACGTGTACGCGGCCGGCGACGTGGCCCGCTTCGACGTCGGCACGGTACGTGGGACCCGCCTGGAGAACCGCACCAACGCCACCGAACAGGGCCTGTACGTCGCCGCGGACATCCTCGGCGCCACCCGAGGGCCCTACCGGCCCACGCCCTACGTCTGGTCCGACCAGTACCGGGTGCGTGTCCAGGTCCACGGCACGGTCCCCGAAGGCGCCGCCGTACAGATCGTCGAAGGCACCGTGCCGCAGCGCAGGTTCGTCGCCCACGCCGAGATCGACGGGCGGCTGGTGGGAGTCGTCGGCTGGAACAGCGCGGGCAGCACACGTACCGCGCGAGCCCGGCTCTCGGCCGCCGCCCTGCCGTCCGCCCCCTGAGAGGAGACCCATGAACGCCGCCGTACCCATGCCCCACAACCGGCGCCCAGCACGCTGTCCCTTCCGCCCGGACGCCGGCCTCGAGCGACTCCGCGACGACCCCGGGCTGCCCCGGGTATCGACGTCCAACCCACAACTCGGGCAGTTCGACGCCGTGTTGGTGACCCGCTACGACGACGTGCGCGCGGCGCTCGCCGACCCGCGCCTCCAGGCAGGCTTCGCCTTCGACCGCACCGGCCCGCGCACCGTGATGAATCAGCCGGGGATCCTTCTCAACTACGACGGCCCGGAACACACCCACTACCGGCGCATGCTGTCCGGCGCGTTCACGGTCAAACGGGTCCGCTCGCTGGCCCCGGCGATCCGGCGGGTCGTCGAGGACCGGCTGGACGCCCTGGAACAGGCGGGACCCGGCGCGGATCTGATCGAGACGTTCGCCGGTCCCGTACCGCTGCTCGTCATCTGCGAACTGCTGGGCATCCCCGCCGAGGACCGCGACGGCATCCAGCGGCGCAGCGCCGTCGGTACGGACGCCGCGAACTCGCTGGAGGCCCAGCTGGAGAACTTCGCGGCGATGGCCGCGTACATGGCCGGACTGATCCGGCGCCAACGGGACAGGCCGGGGGACGACATCCTCGGCGACCTGATCCGCGGACACGGGAGCGAGCTGAGCGACGACGAACTGATCGGCATGGGCAACAGCATCCTGGTCGCCGGTCACGAGACGGTGACCAGCATGATCGGGCTGAGCACGCTCGCCCTGCTGCGTGATCCGGACCAACTCGCCCTGGTACGGGACGAGGAGTCCCTCACCGCGGGGGCCGTCGAGGAGTTGCTGCGGCTGCTGACGGTGGCTCCGCCCCTGGTCCGTCAGGCCGACGCGGACCTGGACCTCGGCGGGTACACGGTGAAGTCGGGGGAGCGGGTGCTCCTGTCCACGCTCGCCGCCCACCACGGCACCGAACTGGTCCCCGGCGAACCGGGCCGCCTCGACGTCGCCCGACCGCCCGTCGCCCATCTGGCCTTCGGCTACGGCGCCCACCAGTGCATCGGTCAGCAACTCGCGCGCCTGGAGCTGCAGATCGCGCTGCCGGCGCTGCTGCGCCGCCTTCCCGGGCTGCGGCTCGCCGTCGACTTCGACAGCGTCGAGTACCGGGACGACGCGTTGGTGTTCGGCGTGACGCGGCTGCCGGTGACCTGGTAGCGGGACCCACGACGGCGGGGCGGGGCGTCCCAGGACACCCCGCCCCGCCGCTTCGCTCAGCCGCCCGCGTTCCCGGGCAGCAGCCCGTGCCGGATCAGGATCGCGTGCACGGTCGACACGGCCGGTACGCCGGCCGCCCCGCGCCGCACGAGCTCGTTGTGGATACGGCGGGCGCCCCATCGGGGGTACTCGTCGCGGATGCGCACGACGAGTGACTCGATGTCCTGCGCGGTACGGGCCGGGGAGTTCTTCGGCCGGCGTGAGCGGGGCGCCAGGCCGGCCGGTCCCTCGGCGCGGTAGCGGGCGAGGCGGACATAGAACGTCTTGCGGGAGATCCCGTGGCGGCGACAGACCTCCGCGACGGTCAGACGGTCGCGTTCGGGCGCCAGCAGGATCTCGATCCACTGCTCGGACAGAGCCATCACCTCTTCCACGGCCTGCGGTCGTTCACGCCTGCTCGACGTTCTCCGGGTGGCCGACCCGGGCACCCGCATGGTCCGACGTCGGTTCGCCCGGCTGCTCCTGCGGGGCCACGGCCACGCGGCCCGGGACGAAGAGGCAGGCGACGATCATGACGGCCAGGGCCGCCACGACGGCCAGGTAGGCGTGCTGGAAGCCGGAGCGGGGATCGCCACCGGCGTTCTGCATCAGCAGTGCCACGACGGCGATGCCGATCGACGCGCCCAGCTGGTTGAGCATGTACAGCACCGAGCTGCCCTGCGGTACGAGGTGTCCGGGCAGTGTCCGGTACACCGATCCGATCACCGGCGCCCCGGCCGATCCTGTCCCGATACCGAGAGTGAACGCGGCGAGCAGCGGCCAGAGTTGACCGGTCTGGGCGTCGAACCGGCTGAACGCGAGCGAACTCAGCAGCGCGATCGCGGCGCCGGTCAGGGCGAGGTTGCGCGAGCCCCACCGGTCGGAGAGACGTCCGGCCAGCGGCATCA
The nucleotide sequence above comes from Streptomyces sp. N50. Encoded proteins:
- a CDS encoding LLM class flavin-dependent oxidoreductase, with the protein product MDVGLLFDLRNPQAWHRPWADHYARSLEYCEEADRRGAGGVWFTEHHLFEDGYLPQPLTFAAAAAARTRRVRIGTAVVLPNLHKPAQLAEDAALVDLISGGRLEVGFGAGYRMPEYRLFDADFGRRFSQVEANIREVRRLWEEGGITPGPIQTPLPLWGGFYGPRGARLAGRLGIGLLHINHRMYEPYREGLVEGGHAPDTARVSDLLPVILADDPEAAWPRVAPHLAHQMNTYQQGSLEGTDLPRPPLLSAGDFPQPAAEDGSWSLLEILTPEEAANRIHERIRGLPVRHLIFWASIAGMPDDLVVRNIELVSERLPALLAERAAAEPVTAGALGRG
- a CDS encoding LLM class flavin-dependent oxidoreductase: MTSPHTRPLRFGLVVFSPATRAEWVAKARHAESLGYDVLSVSDHLGMPAPVPTLALVAEATERIRLGTLVLNTSFYQPTVLARDLATVDHHAGGRVEIGLGAGYDKAQFDRAGLPWIPAKERVDHLERTVRELREALGSPRPPHRPRNPAGRRS
- a CDS encoding ferredoxin, giving the protein MRITVDQDRCVSAGHCVVSAPDVFDQREEDGVVVLLDPRPPVASHAGVSEAALLCPAAVIRVARAVS
- a CDS encoding NAD(P)H-dependent oxidoreductase; the encoded protein is MTQQPSTTAEALNVAVIIGSVREGRFGPTVARWFVGQAAQRDDLVLDVVDLVDYPLPLEKATPGDPPDAATAELRDGLARRLDRADAFVVVTPEYNNTLPAALKNAIDWIFDEWAAKPVGFVSYGGMSGGLWAVSHLRHVFTELHAVPLREQLIFHQVWNRFEGGVPRDAEESEVAAKTLLNRLVWWGEALRTARAARPYQR
- a CDS encoding NAD(P)/FAD-dependent oxidoreductase — encoded protein: MTTGVVIVGASAAGLTVAEGLRRRDFTGSITLVDAENELPYDRPPLSKQVLDGSWPPERARLRDRAELDALGVDLLLGRPAVRAEPAEHRLRLRDGSTLEYGALVLATGLRARRLPGQGNLAGVHTLRTLDDSRRLRAELLGARAVVVVGAGVLGCEIAATARRLGRDVTLVEPAARPMERLLGPELGSHIAGLHTEHGVRVLTSTPVAGLVGEAGRVVGVRTGRGTVLPADVVVVAIGGRPATDWLAGSGLTLDDGVVCDHRCRAADDVYAAGDVARFDVGTVRGTRLENRTNATEQGLYVAADILGATRGPYRPTPYVWSDQYRVRVQVHGTVPEGAAVQIVEGTVPQRRFVAHAEIDGRLVGVVGWNSAGSTRTARARLSAAALPSAP
- a CDS encoding helix-turn-helix domain-containing protein, whose product is MALSEQWIEILLAPERDRLTVAEVCRRHGISRKTFYVRLARYRAEGPAGLAPRSRRPKNSPARTAQDIESLVVRIRDEYPRWGARRIHNELVRRGAAGVPAVSTVHAILIRHGLLPGNAGG
- a CDS encoding MFS transporter, translated to MAEPRLSTPVEDGTWRLLSILSANMVLDAIEVSVVLVALPSIAADLGLSVWAAQWLMTGFALGFAAVLLLGPRLTARWGLRRCYLAALLVFAAASVVGGLSDTPWILVAARVVKGGCAALTAPAGLALITATFPDGPPLRRAVSVYSLFGAAGFTLGLLLSGLLTSVSWHWTFLFPAPVALALFAWGLRDLPRTGRRERPRITSGLLRHGTLIRSTLGAATLNGTYAALLLLVTFQAADRFGWRPWQLALALLPACVPLAVSVPFAGRLTGRFGTAGPIAAGAVAALAGQLLLVLRPEPHSYARGLLPALLLVGAAFVLSFAALNLQATRGIPVGARGSAVPVYQTGVQLGGVLLLPLVGFLVTHATGYRPALLAIACAGAAGAVLSLTGLRNRSPKGVVPS
- a CDS encoding cytochrome P450, yielding MNAAVPMPHNRRPARCPFRPDAGLERLRDDPGLPRVSTSNPQLGQFDAVLVTRYDDVRAALADPRLQAGFAFDRTGPRTVMNQPGILLNYDGPEHTHYRRMLSGAFTVKRVRSLAPAIRRVVEDRLDALEQAGPGADLIETFAGPVPLLVICELLGIPAEDRDGIQRRSAVGTDAANSLEAQLENFAAMAAYMAGLIRRQRDRPGDDILGDLIRGHGSELSDDELIGMGNSILVAGHETVTSMIGLSTLALLRDPDQLALVRDEESLTAGAVEELLRLLTVAPPLVRQADADLDLGGYTVKSGERVLLSTLAAHHGTELVPGEPGRLDVARPPVAHLAFGYGAHQCIGQQLARLELQIALPALLRRLPGLRLAVDFDSVEYRDDALVFGVTRLPVTW
- a CDS encoding SDR family oxidoreductase, translated to MTATVVVVGAGPVGLLLAGDLRARGVPTVVLEQRAEPMTETRASTLHTRTMDLLEERGVLDRLGPLPDGGPGHFGGLRLDLAAADPAHRHAGQWKCPQTRLEAVLQDRALDLGAEVRRGRRLVALRERGTEVEVEAQAADGRRERLHCAYVVGCDGVDSTVRRLAGFDFAGSDARRELLRADVAGLDIPDRRFERHPRGLATAHRWPDGSTRVMVHVFATTPGPRDGPPRFDEVVAAWAEVTGEDIGHGEPLWLNTFDDTRRQATGYRRGRVLLAGDAAHAQLPVGGQALNLGLQDATDLAVRLTSSGLDDYDRVRRPAGARTLTDIQAQAYLLLGGPEVEPLRQLFAQLLELAPVRRHLARRVSGLAAPSTPTDAPKDRSSTMGRLTNRTALVTGSSRGIGRAIARRLAEEGALVAVHYATGEDAARETVESIERDGGRAFPVRAELGVPGDVHELFLGVEQGLKERTGEAALDIVVNNAGVTTPAGVPPEDVTPEELDRLYAVNAKAPFFVVQRALPLLREGGRIINISSGLTRVANPDQVAYAMTKGAVEQLSLHLARHLAPRGITVNSVAPGITDNGGPLFDIPEAVEQMAQLSAFKRVGEAVDVADVVTFLATSEARWITGAFIDASGGTLLG